In Vibrio tritonius, the following are encoded in one genomic region:
- a CDS encoding DUF2946 family protein — protein MLLTPVKRSPAWLSLFTMLVLYIAPLISMSISMPLGNDMPTMSVTQHQHVATTKHQHTTTHMSWCAYCDLLPTLHGVFSLILSLFTGTFLLIYRVTSAHYQFHISLLFSRYHPRAPPLFCPCLFTK, from the coding sequence ATGTTACTCACACCAGTAAAGCGCAGCCCTGCATGGCTCTCGCTGTTTACCATGCTTGTGCTGTACATAGCGCCACTGATTTCTATGAGCATATCGATGCCCTTAGGCAACGACATGCCAACGATGTCTGTAACACAACATCAGCATGTAGCCACAACGAAACATCAACACACGACCACGCACATGAGTTGGTGTGCTTATTGTGACCTTTTGCCAACGTTACATGGTGTATTTAGCCTTATACTGTCTCTCTTTACAGGTACCTTTTTACTAATATACCGAGTGACCTCGGCACATTATCAATTCCATATTTCACTTCTCTTTTCACGCTATCACCCACGAGCTCCGCCTCTTTTTTGTCCTTGTCTATTTACAAAATAA
- a CDS encoding PepSY-associated TM helix domain-containing protein, translating to MPSEEASSTQPATMKKNSHLNQGVTSFVRRLHFYIGLFVGPFIFMAALTGTLYVMTPQLEQWVYHDELTTTNQGQPQPLSLQIAAARQALTKPLVIKSVRPAPTPGQTTRVLFRDPTLHHYQVRTLFVDPVTLAIHGDLASYGTSGILPLRIAIDFMHTDLLLGPVGRNYSELAASWMWVAALGGLYLWWNQRRAMRRESKKGSWAYHRSRHSQVGVWIAVGLLFFSATGLTWSKWAGSNIAQWRQTIGWVTPSVSRHLPSNNPHYLYQDKQFDGVLASARTFGLSAGKIEIVPAYQAGKAWMVHEIDRAWPTQVDAVSIDPISNKVVSHVYFADYPLVAKLIRWGIDAHMGVLFGLPNQIVLALFGLALCIMIVWGYRMWWIRRPKAGDMMEPLTGAWLKLSKLGQIVVFIVATVLGWSLPVMGVSLVAFIAVDVLRWRWYKPATLEPVR from the coding sequence ATGCCTTCTGAAGAAGCATCATCAACTCAACCTGCGACAATGAAGAAAAATTCACATTTAAACCAAGGTGTTACCAGTTTTGTACGCCGGTTACACTTTTATATTGGCCTGTTTGTCGGCCCCTTCATTTTTATGGCCGCTTTAACGGGCACCCTTTATGTGATGACACCACAACTAGAACAGTGGGTGTATCACGATGAACTGACCACCACGAACCAAGGGCAACCGCAGCCATTAAGTTTACAAATCGCAGCGGCGCGTCAAGCGCTCACCAAGCCATTAGTGATTAAATCCGTACGCCCTGCTCCAACGCCGGGACAAACCACGCGCGTACTGTTTCGCGATCCCACGCTTCATCACTACCAAGTGCGCACACTATTTGTTGATCCAGTCACGTTAGCCATTCACGGCGATCTTGCCAGTTATGGCACCAGCGGTATTTTGCCACTGCGTATCGCCATCGACTTTATGCATACCGATTTACTGCTAGGCCCTGTCGGACGTAACTACAGTGAACTCGCCGCTTCTTGGATGTGGGTGGCGGCATTAGGCGGTCTTTATTTATGGTGGAATCAACGCCGTGCCATGCGTCGAGAGAGCAAAAAAGGATCATGGGCATATCATCGCTCACGTCACAGTCAAGTGGGCGTATGGATTGCAGTCGGCCTCTTGTTTTTCTCTGCAACAGGCTTAACTTGGTCGAAATGGGCAGGGAGCAACATTGCACAGTGGCGCCAAACGATTGGGTGGGTAACTCCATCTGTATCTCGTCACTTGCCCTCTAACAATCCGCATTATCTCTATCAAGATAAACAATTTGATGGCGTGCTTGCCTCTGCGCGCACCTTCGGATTGAGCGCTGGTAAAATTGAAATAGTACCGGCCTACCAAGCAGGTAAAGCTTGGATGGTGCATGAAATTGATCGAGCTTGGCCAACTCAAGTTGATGCCGTCTCTATCGATCCCATCAGCAATAAAGTGGTTAGTCATGTCTATTTTGCCGATTATCCACTCGTTGCAAAGTTAATTCGCTGGGGCATTGATGCCCATATGGGGGTGCTGTTTGGTTTACCCAACCAGATAGTCTTGGCGCTGTTTGGGCTGGCATTGTGCATCATGATCGTTTGGGGCTATCGCATGTGGTGGATACGTCGCCCTAAAGCGGGTGACATGATGGAACCCCTCACTGGCGCATGGCTCAAATTATCCAAACTGGGACAAATAGTGGTATTTATTGTCGCAACTGTTTTAGGGTGGTCATTGCCTGTAATGGGGGTCAGTTTGGTCGCATTTATCGCTGTCGATGTACTCCGATGGCGTTGGTATAAGCCCGCAACACTTGAGCCTGTGCGGTAA